The DNA window AAAGTAATAGAAATTGGTGGATTTTTTGTAGCCATTGGCCATAAACCAAATACGGATATTTTTGAAGGCCAATTGGATATGGATGAAACTGGCTATTTGAAAGTAGTACCGGGAACCTCAAAAACAAAGATCCCGGGTGTATTTGTAAGTGGTGATGCCGCTGACAAAGTTTACAGACAGGCTGTAACTGCGGCAGGGACAGGATGTATGGCGGCCCTCGATGCAGAACGCTGGCTCACTGAAGAAGGAATTATTTAATGAAAGTAGATCTACTGGCTTTTGGTGCACATCCCGACGACATAGAAATGAGTTGTTCGGGTATCATTTTGTCTTTTACCGAAAATGGGAAAAAGGCGGCCATTGTAGATTTTACTAAAGGAGAAATGGGAACGAGGGGTACCCCTGAGCTCCGTTTAAAAGAAGCATCAAATGCGGCTAAAATTTTAGGATTAAGCGAAAGGCATAATCTGGAAATTGAGGATGTGTACTTTGAGGAATCACATGAAAATATAATAATGCTTGTAGAGCAAATCAGAAGATTCCAACCTGAAATAATCCTTGCCAATGCCCCTGAAGATCGGCATCCGGATCATGGAAAAGCAGCAAGAATGGTTGAAAGGGCACATTTTTATGCTGGATTGTTGAATTACGAAACATTTTGGGAAGGGAAAAAGCAGGAGAGGTGGAAGGCCAATAACCTATACCATTACCTACAGGACCGCGAACTTCAACCAAGTATAATCGTGGATGTGTCTCCATATTGGGATAAAAGAATGGACTCGATTAAAGCCTATCGCAGTCAGTTTTACGATCCGAATAGCGAAGAGAAACACGAAACATATCTTTCAAGTCAAAAATTCTGGAAGTTTTTTGAAGCAAGGGCCAGAAATCTAGGCCATCAAATAGGCGTTGAATTTGGAGAAGGCCTGATTCAAAAAAGAGCCATCGGTATCTCAGATATTTCGCATCTGATTTAACAAAATTCCCTTTCTATCAATTTTGCGAAATTCAGAAAGCAATTCAGACACATTTGATATTTCATTTTTACAAAATCCTGTGTTGATTAACAAGCGATTTGCACAACCCAAAGCATTTGAATTGGGATAACAATGATCTCTTGCAAAGTGAATCAATTTTAGGATGGTAAAGGCATCCAGCCATTGAAATATCCTTTTGTTAAAGTTTTTTTGAGATGAGCTGTTTTCTTTAGCTTCATTTATCTGCCATAGAAATTCTGTCAATTCAATATATGATTTAAAAACTTTAGGTAAAGCACTATAAGAAAGCTCTAAATATTTTGGAGTATTTCGGCATTTATACCACTCATCTATCTGTGACACTACTTTTTTTAAATCGACAAATATTTCAAAATCATAAAAATTGAGATATTTCTCAGAATTTTTCTCAAACTCTATCATGGCTTTTCCTGTCCCAAATGGCACGCGCTCTGATTTTCTGGCCGATGGATAAACGGTACAACTATTAATTTCACCAAAATGGCCTCTGGGAATTATTTTATGAATAAAATAGAAATCTTCTCCTGCTTTTCTCCGATTCATTCCACCTTCCATGGCATATTCCAGGGCACGAACAGCCATGCTGGACCCAACCGTATGATAGGCAAATGGATATCCTGCAAATCGAAGTGCATTGACATAATATCTGAGAAATAATTCGTAATAGACAATGGCTTCGTTTTCCAATTGATGTTCAAAATATATGGATGCTCCCGGTGAGTCATAGTTTTGTTTAAAATGTGTGTGGATTTGCATAAGGTAATTGCTGCTAACAGTGCAATCTGCATCCAGACAAATGATAGGCAAACCAAAAGACTGAATCGAATAAGCCCTGCGAAGCGCTTCATCCATACCTATTTTCCGGGCCAGGCCTACTCCTCCGTGTTTTTTATCCAAATCTCCCTGATAGCTATAATAAATCCTGATACTATCATTGGAATTTTCCTTTGAAATCCGATCCAATTCCCGGATTGTATTTTTATTGATTTCCTTAGTTTCCTTACTGCTATCAATACGGTCATTGACAATTACAAGAATTTCTACGCGAATATTTTCATTTTCACAGTTGAGCAGAGATTTTAGAGTATCGCCAAGATGCTTTTCAGAGAAAGCGGGAATTACAACAATAAAATCAAGATCGGGGTGAGGATCCTGTTTTATCAATTGACTTCTTAATGTAGCCCTTTTGAGGTATTTTTCTATTAGGGTGAGAGCCTTTGAATCTTCCAGTTTTCTAATTCTTTTTTAAATTCAATTCTATCGTGCAATCGATTTGATCGTCCTTGCCAAAATTCAATTCGCTCGGGAATAATTTTATAGCCTCCCCAAAAATCAGGTAAAGGCACTTTTCCTTTGTTGAATTTGGATTTCATTTGAGCGAGTTTTTCTTCTAAAATGCTTCTGGAGCTTATGACTTCGCTCTGATTTGAAACCCATGCCCCCAACTGACTTCCAAAAGGTCTGCTTAAGAAATATTTTAAGGATTGAGCGGTGCTGACTTTTTCAACTTTACCTTCAATGCTCACCTGGCGTTCGAGTTCATACCACGGAAAAAGCACAGATACATTAGGATTATTTTCGATGTGTTTCGCCTTTCGACTGGTATAATTGGTGTAGAATACAAAACCGTCTTTATCAATAGCTTTTAGTAATACGGTTCTTTGAGTTGCTCTGCTATTTTGATCAATGGTAGAAAGGACCATTGCATTTGGCTCCAATATGTCTGAATTACCGGCTTCATCAAACCATTTTCTGAATTGCATAATTGGATCAGTGAGTACCGAATCAACATCCAATTGCGAAGCAGTATATTCTCTTCTTAAATCTGCGATTTCCTTTGAGGGCTTTGTCATATCAATAAAAAACCGAAATACGCTTTTTGGTTTTTATTTTTGCTATCAAATATATTTTTTGGTATTTACCTCGGCAAAATAATGAAACTAAGTATAGAATTAAGCGGTGTCAGTAAAAAAGAATGGGTAGAAGCGGTATTATCTGATTTCAATTCATTTCTTCAGGATCATGCGGATTGCGAAAGGAAGGCCTCAGCAATGGCGATGAGTTTGGTGGCAAAATATCCCGATCGAATAGAAATCATTCCCGAGTTGATAGAAACCGCCGTTGAAGAACTCGAGCATTTTCAGGAGGTTTATAAGATTATGGAGTCGAGAAATATTTCTTTGGTGCATGAGATACCGAAAGACCCCTATGTGTCTGAATTGCTAAAGCATTGTCATTCGGGTAGGAAAGAGCGATTTATTGACCGCTTATTGCTGGCTTCTGTAGTGGAATGCCGTGGGGCAGAACGATTTCGTTTGATTTATGAGAATATTGAAGACCACGAATTGAAAAAGTTTTATCATAATTTATGGGCCTCAGAGGCAAAACATGGCAATATTTTTGTTAAAATGGCTTTGAATTATGAAGATGAAGACAAAGTTTATAAGCGTCTTGATGAATGGGATGCCTTAGAAAAGGAAATTTTAAATAACTTGCCAATAAGAGCAGCATTGCATTAAATATGAACATTAATTTATATCCGGATTACAACATGCCCGAAGTTAAGAAAGGCAGTATTCTGATATCAGAACCATTTCTGAAAGATCCGAATTTTGACCGGAGTGTTATACTTATTTGCGAGCACAATGAAAATGGGACTTTTGGCCTTGTGCTTAATAGACCAATAGAAGTAAAATTAGGGGAGGTATTGGAAGACCTGGAAGGCAATGCCAAAGAACTTTTAATTGGTGGACCTGTTCAACAAAATACATTGCATTTCATTCATAAATTAGGAAATGAAATCATAGATTCAATTGAGCTGGCCAATGGTATTTATTGGGGCGGCGATTTTGAACAATTGAAAATCAAGATCATCAGCGATTCGATCGACCTTGATAAAATTAAATTTTTTATTGGTTATTCCGGTTGGGACGCCGGACAGCTGGATCGCGAAATTGAAGAGAAATCATGGTTTGTCGCAGACCTTGGTGATAATAGTATTTTTGAAGCCGATTCCACCAATATGTGGAAACGGGTTTTGGAAATTATGGGAGGTGAGCTGAAATGGCTGGCAAATTCGCCTTCCGACCCCAGATTGAATTGAGCATTGAACCTAAATGATTAGGATATGGACGACAAGAAGGAAGAAAACAAAGGACTGCCCGGGGAAGAGCAGAGTAAGAAAAAATCTAAAGAGGACAAAGATTTAAATCCCCCTTCTGAAAAAGCACCAAAAGAGAGTGACAAGACAGAAACTGAAGTCAAGGTAGAAGATGCACTTTCCGGTTTTGACGTAAAGAAAGGCAAAGAAGCACCTGCTGAGAAAAAAAAGGGTAAGAAAGAAGAAAAAGCACCAAGTGAGGATTCAAAAAAAGCTTCAGAGGATAAAACGTCGAAAGTAAAAAAAGAAGAAAGCCCGAAAGAAAAAAGCCCAAAAGAAGAGAAAGGGGATAAGGAAAAATCCTCGGAAGAACATCACGAAGTATACGAATTTGATGATGAAGACCACGAAGAACACGAAGAAGAAGACTACGATAAATTAAACAAGGAAGAGTTACTCGAAAAGATAAAAGAAGATACGGGTCAGGACATCATCAAGATTTCTGAAAAAAGAATTGATGCTATTAAGGAGGCATTTTTTCATTTGATTGATCAGGACAAAGAACAGGCACTTGAAGAATTTCTCAAAGAAGAGGGAAATACCAAAGATGATTTTGAATTTACCAAAGACAAAGACCTGGTCCAGCAGTTCAAAACCTATTACGATGGATTCAAAGAAAAGAAAAAGAAGGCGCATTCGGATCTCAACCAGTTAAAAGAGGAAAATCTAAAAAGGAAAGAAGAGTTGCTTGAAGAACTCCGTCAGTTTGTGGATGAGGAAGAGGATAATGTTGGAATAAAAAAACTCAAAGAGATTGAGTCCGAATGGAAAAATGCAGAACCAATTCCGAACAATTATACCAGAGAACTTTGGGCTAATTTTAATGCGCTTAGAGATCGTTTTTATGATAAAAGAAGCATCTTTTTTGAATTAAAGGATCTCGACAGAAAGAAAAACGAAAAACTTAAGAAAGAGGTCATTGAAAGGGCGAAGGAATTATTAACTATAAATCCGGTAAATGCAGCCGTAGCAGAACTAAAAAAACTGCATGAAGAATACAAACATATAGGGCCGGTTCCACAGGAAATAAGAGCTCAGCTTTGGGAGGAGTTCAAAAATATTTCTGATAAAGTTCATGAAAGAAAACAAGTTGTAGCTGCAGAGTTTAAGAAAAAACTCGACGAAAATCTGGAAAAGAAAAAAGTACTGATCACAAAGCTTGAAACATTTATCGATTACAGTTCGGATAAAATTTCAGAGTGGAATGAAAAGTCGAGAGAGATATTGAATATTCAGGAAGAGTGGAAAAAAATAGGTCCGGTTCCCAGAGAATTATCTAAGGAAATATCAAAGTCTTTTTGGTCACATTTCAAAGGATTTTTTAAAAGCAAGCAACAGTTTTTTAAAGCGCTGGATGAGGCTAGGGAGAAAAATTATGATCTCAAGGTGAAATTGTGCGAACAGGTTGAAGAAATAAATAAATCAACAGAAGATCTGGCGCAGCAATCGGAGAAAGTCAAGCAAATTCAAAGAGAGTGGAAGAATATCGGGCCTGCACCCAGGAAAAAGAGCGAAGATGTTTATAAGCGTTTCAAATCGGCCTGTGATGCCTTCTTTGATAATTTACGTGGCAATCAAAAAGAAAGAGAAAAGGATTTTGAAGCCAACCTTCGAAAGAAAAATGAGATTGTTGAAAAAATAAAGACTTTGAAATCGCTTAGAGAAGAGAATCTTGAGGAAGTTGAAAATCTCATTAAAGAGTGGACCGACTTAGGATTTGTACCTAAAAAAGCAATTAAATCATCTAAAAAAGCCATCAATGAAGCCATTGATTCTATAATTGAAAAAGCGAATGATTTTAAGGAAGACAGCCTTGAAATGGCCAAAACCAAATTGAGGGCGCTTATGATGAAATCCGATTTTAAAGGATCCAGAAATATTCATGGAGAAATAGATAAAATGCGAAGACAAATCTCTAAACTTCAGGATAATGCCGTCACATTAAAAAACAATATGGAGTTTTTTGCATCAACTAAAAATGCAGAAAAACTCAAAGATGATGTGCAAAGCAAAGTCGATCAGGCCGAGGAGCAAATTCAAAAATTAAAAGACAAAATAAAATTATTGCGACAGATCGATAAGTAAAATTTGCTTTTTCATTTCACCTTTATAGATTTGCACAAATTTCGCAGATAGCGAATAAAAGCCTCCATAGCTCAGTTGGTCAGAGCAACTGATTTGTAATCAGTAGGTCGATGGTTCGAATCCTTCTGGGGGCTCAGATTCAATTACGAATTAAAAATTAAGAATTACGAATTAGCCGTCCCGATAAATATCGGGATGGCTTTTTTGTTTATAAGAATTCTGGATTCGAACCATCGACCTGATGGAGAAATCTAATTGTATTGAAGGAGAACTATTCGGGAATCACAAGGATCAGCTGAGAATCTTTATCAGCCGAAGGAACGAAGGCTGGCTTCTGGGGGCTCAGATTCAATTACGAATTAAAAATTAAGAATTACGAATTAGCCGTCCCTTTAAATATCGGGATGGCTTTTTTGTTTATAAGAATTCTGG is part of the Hyphobacterium sp. CCMP332 genome and encodes:
- the bshB1 gene encoding bacillithiol biosynthesis deacetylase BshB1 → MKVDLLAFGAHPDDIEMSCSGIILSFTENGKKAAIVDFTKGEMGTRGTPELRLKEASNAAKILGLSERHNLEIEDVYFEESHENIIMLVEQIRRFQPEIILANAPEDRHPDHGKAARMVERAHFYAGLLNYETFWEGKKQERWKANNLYHYLQDRELQPSIIVDVSPYWDKRMDSIKAYRSQFYDPNSEEKHETYLSSQKFWKFFEARARNLGHQIGVEFGEGLIQKRAIGISDISHLI
- the pdxH gene encoding pyridoxamine 5'-phosphate oxidase; the encoded protein is MTKPSKEIADLRREYTASQLDVDSVLTDPIMQFRKWFDEAGNSDILEPNAMVLSTIDQNSRATQRTVLLKAIDKDGFVFYTNYTSRKAKHIENNPNVSVLFPWYELERQVSIEGKVEKVSTAQSLKYFLSRPFGSQLGAWVSNQSEVISSRSILEEKLAQMKSKFNKGKVPLPDFWGGYKIIPERIEFWQGRSNRLHDRIEFKKELENWKIQRLSP
- a CDS encoding tRNA-(ms[2]io[6]A)-hydroxylase — encoded protein: MKLSIELSGVSKKEWVEAVLSDFNSFLQDHADCERKASAMAMSLVAKYPDRIEIIPELIETAVEELEHFQEVYKIMESRNISLVHEIPKDPYVSELLKHCHSGRKERFIDRLLLASVVECRGAERFRLIYENIEDHELKKFYHNLWASEAKHGNIFVKMALNYEDEDKVYKRLDEWDALEKEILNNLPIRAALH
- a CDS encoding YqgE/AlgH family protein, which gives rise to MPEVKKGSILISEPFLKDPNFDRSVILICEHNENGTFGLVLNRPIEVKLGEVLEDLEGNAKELLIGGPVQQNTLHFIHKLGNEIIDSIELANGIYWGGDFEQLKIKIISDSIDLDKIKFFIGYSGWDAGQLDREIEEKSWFVADLGDNSIFEADSTNMWKRVLEIMGGELKWLANSPSDPRLN
- a CDS encoding DUF349 domain-containing protein, with the translated sequence MDDKKEENKGLPGEEQSKKKSKEDKDLNPPSEKAPKESDKTETEVKVEDALSGFDVKKGKEAPAEKKKGKKEEKAPSEDSKKASEDKTSKVKKEESPKEKSPKEEKGDKEKSSEEHHEVYEFDDEDHEEHEEEDYDKLNKEELLEKIKEDTGQDIIKISEKRIDAIKEAFFHLIDQDKEQALEEFLKEEGNTKDDFEFTKDKDLVQQFKTYYDGFKEKKKKAHSDLNQLKEENLKRKEELLEELRQFVDEEEDNVGIKKLKEIESEWKNAEPIPNNYTRELWANFNALRDRFYDKRSIFFELKDLDRKKNEKLKKEVIERAKELLTINPVNAAVAELKKLHEEYKHIGPVPQEIRAQLWEEFKNISDKVHERKQVVAAEFKKKLDENLEKKKVLITKLETFIDYSSDKISEWNEKSREILNIQEEWKKIGPVPRELSKEISKSFWSHFKGFFKSKQQFFKALDEAREKNYDLKVKLCEQVEEINKSTEDLAQQSEKVKQIQREWKNIGPAPRKKSEDVYKRFKSACDAFFDNLRGNQKEREKDFEANLRKKNEIVEKIKTLKSLREENLEEVENLIKEWTDLGFVPKKAIKSSKKAINEAIDSIIEKANDFKEDSLEMAKTKLRALMMKSDFKGSRNIHGEIDKMRRQISKLQDNAVTLKNNMEFFASTKNAEKLKDDVQSKVDQAEEQIQKLKDKIKLLRQIDK